In the genome of Mycoplasma seminis, one region contains:
- a CDS encoding ABC transporter permease has product MNQIKSYALFLHKIMLKKKSTIILPLFWFVVSIILAIVFASLKLDSYKINFAIYAVAFIELILTIFYASLKALNIYKDLEEEGVELLSYSKPISRKQIFSGKLIIYLTLGCYWALIMLLCNLFIGLGLHTSYLAAFSLLSFVVFILAYIFFGMIASIIGYKLNGKVALAIPLVAVTPLVIGGSVIASQSTATSNNMAYYLNAKRELQPAGNNANIETFYLNNDKDAFYIMPNGFDDLNFSTKQNDYINNSFNYAAAAAKGWQAYAWGVLPYQMIDIFNFENENIFNAFSTNHQNNLEKYLYYNDLDSYMYSYKLNNTNVLPKYRVNIGDSKNPNYQEVYLVPGALKNQTHFNDLINTNIIYARNGADNFKLSFPEDSYTKTNGSSLVGKLQWKYLAELLSSKVFNAYGKEFVNNLISSQEYQNSDHNDLAFNKKLILNAIQNEISNKDSKLNNLDDNITVLNDESIKNKLINSQIEKQIYLTTALIYYIYFAQNNNVLTQALLFNSKDTNDLNDFTPSTFTFIFGGYRYQIGGYESYSTKHSVSDNKVLIRYDLKTSNNYLFQPLEQMYSVSRNKQVINKYGFIGIWIALGFVFILINNVLYIRKDYR; this is encoded by the coding sequence ATGAATCAAATTAAATCGTATGCTTTATTCTTGCATAAAATTATGTTAAAAAAGAAATCAACAATAATACTTCCATTATTTTGATTTGTAGTTTCTATTATTCTAGCTATTGTATTTGCTAGCTTAAAATTAGACAGTTACAAAATTAACTTTGCAATTTATGCAGTTGCGTTTATCGAACTTATTTTAACTATATTTTATGCATCATTAAAAGCACTTAATATATATAAAGATTTAGAAGAGGAAGGAGTTGAATTATTATCTTATTCAAAACCTATTTCTCGTAAACAAATATTTTCAGGTAAATTAATAATTTATCTAACATTAGGTTGTTATTGAGCTTTAATTATGCTACTATGCAACTTATTTATCGGTTTAGGACTACATACTAGTTATTTAGCAGCCTTTAGCTTATTATCATTTGTAGTTTTTATCCTAGCTTACATTTTCTTTGGAATGATAGCTTCTATTATTGGATATAAATTAAATGGAAAAGTTGCACTAGCTATTCCACTTGTAGCAGTAACTCCTTTAGTAATTGGAGGAAGTGTAATTGCTTCACAATCAACTGCAACAAGTAATAATATGGCTTACTATTTAAATGCAAAAAGAGAATTACAGCCTGCAGGAAATAATGCAAACATTGAAACATTTTATTTAAATAATGATAAAGATGCCTTTTACATCATGCCTAATGGTTTTGATGACTTAAATTTTTCAACTAAACAAAATGATTATATAAACAATTCATTTAATTATGCTGCAGCAGCGGCTAAAGGTTGACAAGCATATGCTTGAGGTGTATTACCATACCAAATGATTGATATCTTTAATTTTGAAAATGAAAATATCTTTAATGCGTTTTCAACTAACCATCAAAATAATTTAGAAAAATACTTATACTACAATGACTTAGACTCATATATGTATTCATATAAATTGAATAATACTAATGTATTACCAAAATACCGTGTAAATATCGGGGATAGTAAAAATCCTAATTATCAAGAAGTATATTTAGTACCAGGAGCTTTAAAAAACCAAACTCATTTTAATGATTTAATTAATACTAATATTATTTACGCTAGAAATGGTGCAGATAACTTTAAACTTTCATTCCCAGAAGATAGTTATACAAAAACAAATGGAAGTAGTTTAGTTGGTAAATTACAATGAAAATACTTAGCTGAATTGCTTTCTTCAAAAGTATTTAATGCATATGGTAAAGAATTTGTTAATAATCTTATTTCTTCACAAGAATATCAAAACAGCGACCATAATGATTTAGCCTTTAATAAGAAATTAATTTTAAATGCTATCCAAAATGAAATTAGCAATAAAGATTCAAAACTAAATAACTTAGATGATAACATCACAGTATTAAATGATGAATCAATTAAAAATAAATTAATAAACTCTCAAATTGAAAAACAAATTTATCTTACAACTGCTTTAATTTACTACATTTACTTTGCTCAAAATAATAATGTTTTAACTCAAGCTTTATTATTTAATAGTAAAGATACTAACGACCTAAATGACTTCACACCAAGTACATTTACATTCATTTTTGGTGGATATAGATACCAAATTGGTGGTTATGAATCATATTCAACTAAACACTCAGTATCAGATAATAAAGTGCTTATTCGTTATGATTTAAAAACTTCAAACAACTACTTATTCCAACCACTTGAACAAATGTATTCAGTAAGCAGAAATAAACAAGTAATTAATAAATATGGATTCATTGGAATATGAATTGCTTTAGGATTTGTTTTCATCTTAATTAACAATGTTTTATACATTAGAAAGGACTATAGATAA
- a CDS encoding ABC transporter ATP-binding protein, with the protein MMNILQVNNLSKIYKSKNSQRGIFDLNFSVASGSFHAFIGENGAGKTTTIKSIIGSYNNYEGEILINGISSRKTQAKEKLGYVPENAIFPKELTTWDYLYSLAKLSGMSSSQAKEKINTLLEKFEIQNLAKAKPYTFSSGQKKKVLLIQALLNDPDLIILDEPAANLDPTARYQLFNLLNQLHQEGKSIFISSHVLSEIDKYVDSYTLIHDGVIVASGKKTKSLEEIFYEKVIKK; encoded by the coding sequence ATAATGAATATTTTACAAGTTAACAATCTATCTAAGATTTATAAAAGTAAAAATTCACAACGTGGAATTTTTGACTTAAACTTTTCAGTAGCTAGTGGTTCTTTCCATGCTTTTATTGGTGAAAACGGTGCTGGTAAAACTACTACAATTAAATCTATTATTGGTTCATATAATAATTATGAAGGTGAAATATTAATTAATGGTATTTCATCTAGAAAAACTCAAGCTAAAGAAAAATTAGGTTATGTTCCTGAAAATGCAATTTTCCCAAAAGAGCTTACTACTTGAGATTACTTATATTCACTTGCTAAATTAAGCGGAATGTCTTCATCTCAAGCTAAAGAAAAAATTAATACTTTACTTGAAAAATTTGAAATCCAAAATTTAGCTAAAGCTAAACCATATACATTTTCTTCAGGGCAAAAGAAAAAAGTATTATTAATTCAAGCTTTACTTAATGATCCAGATTTAATTATTTTAGATGAACCAGCAGCAAATTTAGATCCAACTGCAAGATATCAATTATTTAATTTACTAAATCAACTACACCAAGAGGGTAAAAGTATTTTTATCTCTTCTCACGTGTTAAGTGAAATTGATAAATATGTAGATTCTTATACATTAATTCATGATGGAGTTATTGTAGCTTCAGGTAAGAAAACTAAATCATTAGAAGAAATTTTTTATGAAAAAGTGATTAAGAAATAG
- a CDS encoding aromatic motif membrane protein codes for MKKWLRNSLIFTSTITPLASFALVSCSQTFKDEIKLKPKKEVSQNEEFLNEMVAKIFTNNKAKNLYIEHQNAIEADIYTELKASLIYAPVANIKVLKNSDAEKLNQVTNSIFAIESMLKDNWYWYLNHLSQDLFILNPFDAKYKDITSFEDTEANPKNTQALFDYANKKYGSYGFKVPSDVKFVKALSFELQNKPQDIYQVKAINYIILTNNTFIPYFIYQTDKKFKIQIIPDLFVLQSEQNIEEQIKLFNQAFLAAYDEKIARDAEYNKNLEEENPQTKAYLDNNDQNLFKMYNVANYSTLFFKALLKVNDQKLNLLRYSWGGIDEN; via the coding sequence ATGAAAAAGTGATTAAGAAATAGTTTAATTTTTACCTCTACAATAACACCACTTGCAAGTTTTGCTCTTGTTTCTTGCTCACAAACATTTAAAGATGAAATTAAATTAAAACCTAAAAAAGAAGTTTCACAAAATGAAGAATTTTTAAATGAAATGGTTGCTAAGATATTTACTAATAATAAGGCTAAAAACTTGTATATTGAACATCAAAATGCAATAGAAGCAGATATTTATACAGAATTAAAAGCTTCATTAATTTATGCTCCAGTAGCTAATATTAAAGTGCTTAAAAATTCAGATGCAGAAAAATTAAATCAAGTTACTAATTCGATTTTTGCAATTGAAAGTATGCTAAAAGATAATTGATATTGATATTTAAATCATTTAAGCCAAGACCTTTTTATCCTTAATCCTTTTGATGCTAAATACAAGGATATAACTTCATTTGAAGATACTGAAGCTAACCCTAAAAACACTCAAGCATTATTTGATTATGCAAATAAAAAATATGGTTCATATGGTTTTAAAGTGCCTAGTGATGTTAAATTTGTTAAAGCTTTAAGTTTTGAATTGCAAAATAAACCGCAAGACATTTATCAAGTTAAAGCAATTAATTACATTATTTTAACCAATAATACTTTTATTCCTTATTTTATTTATCAAACTGATAAAAAATTCAAAATTCAAATCATTCCAGATTTATTTGTGTTGCAAAGCGAGCAAAATATTGAAGAACAAATTAAACTATTTAATCAAGCATTTTTAGCAGCTTATGATGAAAAAATAGCTCGTGATGCTGAATACAACAAAAACTTAGAAGAAGAAAATCCCCAAACCAAAGCTTATTTAGATAACAATGATCAAAACTTATTCAAAATGTATAATGTAGCAAATTATTCAACTTTATTCTTTAAAGCACTTTTAAAAGTAAATGATCAAAAATTAAACTTACTGAGATATTCATGAGGAGGTATTGATGAAAACTAG
- a CDS encoding aromatic motif membrane protein, with amino-acid sequence MKTRFKFLFALGSLGFVLPAVSCADYSKQYQLTQYIDHEKDIVESVVSKEEKTHKNIMSTLLSLVYKNTTKAQNAKDLYLHQQNNISKEFWDKLNLIQKQYQEKYSSIDTSDLKNQIERKKEFLVFYRGDEEKYNQTLKEIEDLENQIAEAEKKKPSQPPAEYLSEFKNFISENWYFILNNLDKFDWKFISWAFNPYSPTSKAQIVSDEFIQKAQNTMPYPTLNFKDSFLTDIKKGDESAEIGDNEVYYLKKDKLVFRIMIHDISHDISSVSLSFVGLYFGGSKAKDISLNLVSQTIHTGFIHQYESGIKQYEQDMVVKQQYGYPAFVFPFAKEHHE; translated from the coding sequence ATGAAAACTAGATTTAAATTTCTATTTGCACTAGGTTCTCTAGGTTTTGTGCTACCAGCAGTTTCGTGTGCAGATTATTCAAAACAATACCAATTAACTCAATATATTGACCATGAAAAAGATATTGTTGAAAGCGTAGTTTCAAAAGAAGAAAAAACACATAAAAATATTATGTCAACTTTATTATCTTTAGTTTATAAAAACACCACTAAAGCTCAAAATGCTAAAGATTTATATTTACATCAACAAAATAATATATCTAAAGAATTTTGAGATAAATTAAACTTAATTCAAAAGCAATATCAAGAAAAATATAGTTCAATTGATACTAGTGATTTAAAAAATCAAATTGAAAGAAAAAAAGAGTTTTTAGTCTTTTACAGAGGTGATGAAGAAAAATATAACCAAACCTTAAAAGAAATTGAAGATTTAGAAAATCAAATAGCAGAAGCTGAAAAGAAAAAACCTTCTCAACCACCTGCTGAATATTTATCTGAATTTAAAAACTTTATTTCTGAAAATTGATACTTTATTTTAAATAACTTAGATAAGTTTGATTGAAAATTTATTTCTTGAGCTTTTAACCCTTATAGCCCTACTAGCAAGGCGCAAATAGTATCTGATGAATTTATCCAAAAAGCACAAAATACCATGCCTTATCCAACACTTAATTTTAAAGATAGCTTTTTGACTGATATCAAAAAAGGTGATGAATCAGCCGAAATTGGTGATAATGAAGTTTATTACCTTAAAAAAGACAAATTAGTTTTCAGAATCATGATTCATGATATTTCACATGATATTTCAAGTGTTTCCCTTAGTTTTGTTGGATTATATTTTGGTGGTTCAAAAGCTAAAGATATTTCGCTTAATTTAGTTTCCCAAACAATACATACTGGTTTTATTCACCAATATGAAAGTGGAATAAAACAATACGAACAAGATATGGTAGTTAAACAACAATATGGGTATCCAGCATTTGTTTTCCCATTTGCAAAGGAGCATCATGAATAA
- a CDS encoding aromatic motif membrane protein, with protein sequence MNKMLKKLFIPISMLVSTAALLPLSAVSNKTQDKNDEISDQDLRWNNFIHQASINAILDEVYANDIKAKEAYIQSQKELLNTDYNMKVKSALRFANVISRASSASAGDFWWEGSTFPYPVQQADKIIDEARKKNWLWYLFNLNNFTYMQNNVFTRENNQSQADFAQQDATNKLLYSLFISPKSNVFTQYVKQEQQDSDDVFYYLLNQDGFVLKVNVTAEINYETNEVLAKHVEIYSYLKTFPKLLADENKDLIFNLNKYVRLYGEYNIDTSAETKTDEVLYKDYYGGLLLQYSAVDIK encoded by the coding sequence ATGAATAAGATGTTAAAAAAACTTTTTATCCCTATATCAATGCTTGTTTCAACTGCAGCTTTACTTCCATTAAGTGCAGTAAGTAACAAAACTCAGGATAAAAATGATGAAATTTCTGATCAAGACTTAAGATGAAATAACTTTATTCATCAAGCTAGTATAAATGCTATTTTAGATGAAGTTTATGCAAATGATATTAAGGCTAAAGAAGCTTACATACAGTCACAAAAAGAATTATTAAATACTGATTACAATATGAAAGTTAAATCAGCTTTAAGATTTGCAAACGTTATTTCTAGAGCCTCATCAGCTTCTGCAGGAGATTTCTGATGAGAAGGTTCGACATTTCCATATCCAGTTCAGCAAGCAGATAAAATTATTGATGAAGCTAGAAAAAAGAATTGATTATGATATCTATTTAATCTAAATAATTTTACTTACATGCAAAATAATGTTTTCACTAGAGAAAACAACCAAAGCCAAGCTGATTTTGCTCAACAAGATGCAACCAATAAATTGCTTTACAGCTTATTTATAAGCCCTAAATCAAATGTGTTTACTCAATATGTAAAGCAAGAACAACAAGACTCTGATGACGTATTTTATTACTTACTAAATCAAGATGGTTTTGTTTTAAAAGTTAATGTAACAGCTGAAATTAATTATGAAACTAATGAAGTTTTAGCTAAACATGTAGAAATTTATTCATATTTAAAAACTTTCCCAAAACTACTTGCAGATGAGAATAAAGATCTTATTTTCAATTTAAATAAATATGTTCGTTTATATGGAGAATATAATATTGATACATCTGCAGAAACAAAAACGGATGAAGTTTTATATAAAGATTATTATGGAGGGCTATTGCTACAATATTCAGCAGTAGATATTAAATAA
- a CDS encoding ABC transporter ATP-binding protein translates to MAKKKINKNEQPVIELIDVVKEFQDKTVLHSINLQIKRGEFVTLLGPSGSGKTTILRLLGGFEWATRGEIKFDGYDIKDLEPYKRNVSTIFQDYALFPHLNVEGNIAYGLKLKRVPREVVNDKYNVLYQKKLEQWKQKSEAKMKQLDQIQQQYEAELQTTKPGTYQYRKRQKWLDDSDFKYSYWENYVNQKAEAFENRYFKRRMTKQEMNDKINQMIELVGLSGNATKPITALSGGMKQRVALARSLVIEPEILLLDEPLSALDAKIRQRMQVLLRSVQQELGLTFIFVTHDQNEALELSDRIAIMRDGRIEQYDTPKNIYDYPVNIWVAKFIGDSNIFNAKFNPKNGKIKLLGKEFKTIHEVDEFEPGEVLDALIRPEDIDINANPSTTRNKIAGKIVDISYRGSYYYLKVEIADEEYIYVETAKKFDLDEKVYMSWTIDSIHLMKKDPKWDYSNHDFQN, encoded by the coding sequence ATGGCTAAGAAAAAAATCAATAAAAATGAACAACCAGTTATTGAATTGATTGATGTTGTTAAAGAATTCCAAGATAAAACCGTTTTACACAGCATTAATTTACAAATCAAACGTGGTGAATTTGTTACTTTACTAGGTCCTTCTGGATCAGGAAAAACCACAATTTTACGTTTATTAGGTGGGTTCGAGTGAGCTACTCGTGGTGAAATTAAATTTGATGGATACGACATCAAAGATTTAGAGCCTTACAAAAGAAATGTTTCAACCATTTTCCAAGATTATGCTTTATTCCCTCATTTAAATGTTGAAGGTAATATTGCTTATGGATTAAAACTTAAAAGAGTACCTCGTGAAGTTGTTAATGATAAATACAATGTTTTATATCAAAAGAAATTAGAGCAATGAAAACAAAAATCAGAAGCTAAAATGAAACAACTTGACCAAATTCAACAACAATATGAAGCTGAATTACAAACTACTAAACCAGGTACATATCAATACCGTAAACGTCAAAAATGACTTGATGATTCAGACTTTAAATACTCATACTGAGAAAACTATGTAAACCAAAAAGCTGAAGCTTTTGAAAACCGTTACTTCAAAAGAAGAATGACTAAGCAAGAAATGAACGATAAAATCAACCAAATGATTGAGCTTGTAGGTCTTAGTGGAAACGCAACTAAACCTATTACAGCTCTTTCTGGTGGGATGAAACAACGTGTAGCACTTGCTAGATCACTAGTTATTGAACCTGAAATTTTACTACTTGATGAACCACTTTCAGCTCTAGATGCAAAAATTAGACAAAGAATGCAAGTATTACTTAGAAGTGTGCAACAAGAATTAGGACTTACATTTATTTTTGTTACTCACGACCAAAATGAAGCACTTGAGCTTTCAGATAGAATTGCGATCATGAGAGATGGAAGAATTGAACAATATGACACACCAAAAAACATTTATGACTACCCTGTAAATATTTGAGTAGCTAAATTCATTGGTGATTCAAATATTTTCAATGCTAAATTTAATCCTAAAAATGGAAAAATTAAATTATTAGGTAAAGAATTTAAAACCATTCATGAAGTTGATGAATTTGAACCAGGTGAAGTGCTTGATGCTTTAATTAGACCAGAGGATATTGATATTAATGCAAATCCTTCAACAACTAGAAATAAAATCGCAGGTAAAATTGTTGATATTTCATATCGTGGATCATATTACTATTTAAAAGTTGAAATCGCAGATGAAGAATACATTTATGTAGAAACAGCTAAGAAGTTTGATTTAGATGAAAAAGTTTATATGAGTTGAACCATTGATTCAATTCACTTAATGAAAAAAGATCCTAAGTGAGATTATTCAAATCATGATTTCCAAAATTAA
- a CDS encoding ABC transporter permease, which translates to MISKIKDKLFLNKKLYLALPYILVAILLIILPVIMIIVSAFSVTGESFNSWELVTSKNTWKIMGRSLWIGLVSAIFCLLIGFPYAYFVSTSKSKVFRIYALSLILSPMAIFTIARVYSIKALFLAIFASDPKSLNNEMFIVFGLTYLNLPLMIMPLYTVFKDMPKNIVEASNDLGYNNVQTIFKVIIPYGTKAILSGLAMIFLASATTFIISAKLLPDGSQHQLIGDIINSKINPGNKFDLSAGSSLVIVVSLVFISIYALMLFIPKLIFKLKKGAHYE; encoded by the coding sequence ATGATTTCCAAAATTAAAGATAAATTATTTTTAAATAAAAAACTTTATTTAGCACTACCATACATACTTGTAGCTATTTTATTAATTATTCTTCCGGTAATTATGATTATTGTTTCAGCATTTTCTGTTACAGGAGAAAGCTTTAATTCTTGAGAATTAGTAACTAGCAAAAATACTTGAAAAATAATGGGACGTAGTTTGTGAATCGGACTTGTTTCAGCTATCTTTTGCTTGCTAATTGGATTCCCTTATGCTTATTTTGTTTCAACTTCTAAATCTAAAGTATTTAGAATTTATGCTTTAAGCTTAATTCTTTCTCCAATGGCTATTTTTACAATTGCGAGAGTTTATTCAATTAAAGCCTTATTTTTAGCAATATTTGCTTCAGATCCTAAAAGCTTAAATAATGAAATGTTTATAGTATTTGGGCTTACATATCTTAATTTACCTTTAATGATTATGCCTTTATACACTGTGTTTAAAGATATGCCTAAAAACATTGTTGAAGCAAGTAATGACCTTGGATATAACAATGTTCAAACTATTTTTAAAGTAATTATTCCTTATGGAACAAAAGCGATTTTAAGTGGACTTGCAATGATCTTTTTAGCATCTGCTACAACATTTATTATTTCAGCTAAATTACTTCCAGATGGTTCACAACACCAATTAATCGGAGATATTATTAACTCTAAAATTAATCCTGGAAATAAATTTGATCTTTCTGCTGGTTCTTCACTTGTTATAGTAGTTTCACTAGTATTCATTTCAATTTATGCCTTAATGTTATTTATACCTAAATTAATTTTCAAACTTAAGAAAGGAGCACATTATGAGTAA
- a CDS encoding ABC transporter permease produces MSKVSSFLRKSYIYIILSIVYIPLFFGAIFTFNKATPKGQFNTTWTQGTIENWLHLFDNDRLSALVNSILLALIVSFLVCTISLVTVYALYRQKNKVVKGFVTGSSNIPLINPDNITAIGLVLVFGAFFGVVQTDKEGFARVIVAHTIMAIPYGISLMLPRSEKFNNNLFEASMDLGYSKIKSWFKTYFVYMIPSIIMVVVVSSVLSFDDFIITRTVSNTPTLGTKLYEGSFEPWGLVLGTIILFITIIANVIYTLVKKNKK; encoded by the coding sequence ATGAGTAAAGTGTCTTCATTCTTAAGAAAATCATATATTTACATAATTTTATCTATTGTTTACATTCCGCTCTTTTTCGGTGCTATCTTTACATTTAATAAAGCCACACCTAAAGGACAATTTAATACTACATGAACTCAAGGAACTATTGAAAACTGATTGCATTTATTTGATAATGATAGATTGTCAGCTTTAGTAAACTCAATTTTACTAGCCTTAATAGTTTCTTTCTTAGTATGTACTATTTCACTAGTTACTGTTTATGCTTTATATCGTCAAAAAAATAAAGTAGTTAAAGGATTTGTAACAGGAAGTTCAAACATCCCTCTTATTAACCCAGATAACATTACAGCTATTGGTCTTGTGCTTGTTTTTGGAGCTTTCTTTGGAGTTGTACAAACTGATAAAGAAGGATTTGCAAGAGTTATAGTTGCACATACTATTATGGCGATACCGTATGGAATTTCTCTAATGCTTCCAAGAAGTGAAAAATTCAATAATAACTTATTTGAAGCAAGTATGGATTTAGGTTACTCAAAAATAAAATCATGATTTAAAACTTATTTCGTTTACATGATTCCTTCAATCATTATGGTTGTGGTAGTTTCTTCAGTATTAAGTTTTGATGACTTTATTATTACTAGAACTGTATCAAATACACCTACACTAGGAACTAAATTATATGAAGGTTCATTTGAACCTTGAGGCCTTGTTTTAGGTACTATTATTCTTTTCATAACAATAATTGCTAACGTAATTTATACTCTTGTTAAGAAGAATAAGAAATAA
- a CDS encoding IS3 family transposase, with the protein MKDTSVNMPNIVDRDYNDKNNRNIYATDVTYLPATKDSVNNHVYLSVIIKHKTKEIVGFALSKFNDANLIYKTFENIHFEDNFILQADHCSTYTSQTFSNFIQNQGGLISLSGVGNSLDNRVVEYWFSNLKTELIRDINVREISIKELENIIADYIEWYNKERIQSCLDWKTPYTYGMELSELINC; encoded by the coding sequence TTGAAAGATACATCAGTTAATATGCCTAACATAGTAGATAGAGATTATAATGATAAAAACAACAGAAATATATATGCTACCGATGTCACATACTTACCAGCTACGAAAGATTCAGTAAATAATCATGTTTATCTTTCTGTAATAATTAAGCATAAAACAAAGGAAATAGTTGGTTTTGCGCTTTCAAAATTTAATGATGCAAATCTTATTTATAAAACATTTGAAAATATACATTTTGAAGATAATTTTATATTACAAGCAGACCATTGTTCAACATACACTTCTCAAACATTTTCTAATTTCATCCAAAATCAAGGTGGTTTAATATCTCTTTCAGGTGTTGGTAATAGTTTAGATAATAGAGTTGTTGAATATTGATTTTCTAATTTAAAAACAGAATTAATTCGTGACATCAATGTTAGAGAAATATCAATAAAAGAATTAGAAAATATTATTGCAGATTATATTGAATGATACAACAAAGAGCGAATTCAATCATGTTTGGATTGAAAAACTCCATACACATATGGTATGGAGCTATCTGAATTAATAAATTGTTAA
- a CDS encoding pseudouridine synthase, translating into MIKEERLQKLLSQAGVASRREAEKLITDGRVTINGQVATLGNKASFKDTILVDGKPLSGAEQKVYFVLNKPKKTVCTLKDNFNRTKVTDLIDTPYKIFPVGRLDYDTTGVLILTNDGELASKLLHPSYQVVRVYRARLNEPLNKRQLAKLNKPVMINGKWSNQNVIQADIKSYFVVLHQGTYHHVKELFKTVEHEVINLKRVEYGGITVKNIPEGKYRPLTIKEVKTLYSLVREPKKAE; encoded by the coding sequence ATGATTAAAGAAGAAAGATTACAAAAATTACTCTCACAAGCTGGAGTTGCTTCTAGAAGAGAAGCGGAAAAATTAATTACAGATGGGAGAGTTACAATAAATGGTCAAGTTGCTACACTTGGAAACAAAGCAAGCTTTAAAGATACTATTTTAGTTGATGGAAAACCACTTAGTGGAGCAGAACAAAAAGTTTATTTTGTTTTAAATAAACCTAAAAAAACAGTATGTACTTTAAAAGATAACTTTAATCGTACTAAAGTTACAGATTTAATTGATACACCATATAAAATCTTCCCTGTTGGTAGATTGGATTATGATACAACTGGAGTTTTAATTTTAACTAATGATGGTGAATTAGCAAGTAAACTACTTCACCCTTCATATCAAGTTGTTAGAGTTTATCGTGCTAGATTAAATGAACCATTAAACAAAAGACAACTTGCTAAATTAAATAAACCAGTAATGATTAATGGTAAATGATCTAATCAAAATGTAATTCAAGCTGATATTAAAAGCTACTTTGTAGTATTACACCAAGGAACATACCACCATGTTAAAGAGTTATTTAAAACAGTTGAACATGAAGTTATTAACCTTAAACGTGTTGAATATGGTGGAATTACAGTTAAAAACATTCCTGAAGGAAAATATCGTCCTTTAACAATTAAAGAAGTTAAAACACTTTATTCTCTTGTTAGAGAACCTAAAAAAGCTGAATAA